One region of Rhodanobacteraceae bacterium genomic DNA includes:
- a CDS encoding SpoIIE family protein phosphatase: MSATPLDEEETPLLWADDEIGAPEQFWRVLIVDDEPAVHEVSSLVLNSLRFRERRLSFLNAYDGAQARRLLADYPDIAVILLDVVMETDDAGLQLVRHIREELGNDLVRIILRTGQAGLAPERLVILDYDINDYKEKTDLTAQKLSTAVVAALRGYLALTELADLNRALEDKVAQRTQELVQANARLQQSLNALEQGERAGRQVQFKLLPQPEWTHAGFHFSHLLMPSEFMSGDFVDYFAIDDDRVGFYIADVSGHGVASAFVTVYLKRFIATALDNQRHAQSSAIADPALLLGQLNHELLRDRIGKHIAIFYGVIDTRLSTLHYANAGATPFPLLADGSGCRYLQARSTPAGMLAGSAYSNQTLTLSCPMRLLLCSDGVLEILPEHSTEQRCERLRGVLNPQIENLEQIRAQLGLKPEDPHPDDVALLLIRWDARSGESSD; the protein is encoded by the coding sequence ATGAGCGCTACGCCACTGGACGAGGAAGAAACGCCGCTGCTATGGGCCGATGACGAAATCGGCGCGCCGGAGCAGTTCTGGCGTGTCCTGATTGTCGACGATGAGCCGGCGGTGCACGAGGTCAGCTCGCTGGTGCTGAACAGCCTGCGTTTCCGGGAACGCCGCCTCAGCTTCCTCAATGCCTACGATGGCGCCCAGGCGCGGCGCCTGCTGGCCGACTATCCGGATATCGCCGTCATTCTGCTCGATGTGGTCATGGAGACCGACGATGCCGGGCTGCAGCTGGTCCGGCATATCCGCGAGGAGCTGGGAAACGATCTGGTCAGGATCATCCTGCGTACCGGCCAGGCTGGATTGGCGCCCGAGCGTCTGGTCATCCTCGATTACGACATCAATGACTACAAGGAAAAGACCGACCTCACCGCGCAGAAGCTGTCGACCGCGGTGGTTGCCGCCCTGCGCGGCTATCTGGCATTGACCGAACTGGCCGATCTCAATCGGGCGCTCGAAGACAAGGTGGCCCAGCGTACCCAGGAACTGGTGCAGGCCAACGCAAGGCTGCAGCAATCGCTGAATGCGCTCGAACAGGGCGAGCGCGCCGGTCGCCAGGTTCAGTTCAAGCTGCTGCCCCAGCCTGAGTGGACGCATGCTGGATTCCACTTTTCGCACCTGCTGATGCCCTCGGAGTTCATGAGTGGCGATTTCGTCGACTATTTCGCCATTGACGATGACCGGGTCGGCTTCTACATCGCCGATGTCTCCGGACACGGCGTGGCCTCGGCCTTCGTCACCGTTTACCTGAAGCGCTTTATCGCCACGGCGCTCGACAACCAGCGCCACGCGCAAAGCAGCGCCATCGCCGATCCGGCGCTGCTGCTGGGTCAGCTCAACCACGAGTTGTTGCGAGACCGGATCGGCAAGCACATCGCCATCTTCTACGGCGTGATCGATACCCGACTTTCTACCCTGCACTACGCCAATGCCGGGGCGACGCCCTTTCCACTGCTCGCTGACGGCAGCGGCTGTCGCTATCTGCAAGCACGCAGTACGCCGGCTGGCATGCTGGCGGGATCTGCCTATTCCAACCAGACGCTGACACTCAGCTGTCCGATGCGCCTGCTGCTCTGTTCCGATGGCGTGCTCGAGATCCTCCCCGAGCATTCCACCGAGCAGCGTTGCGAGCGTCTGCGCGGGGTGCTGAATCCGCAGATTGAAAATCTTGAGCAGATCCGGGCGCAGCTGGGACTCAAGCCCGAAGATCCGCACCCGGACGATGTCGCCCTGCTGCTGATCCGCTGGGACGCCCGCAGCGGCGAATCTTCCGACTGA
- a CDS encoding STAS domain-containing protein: MDVIIAEAHSAGVHFLKLGGELRHDNAAPLEQLIEGWFSADAVAVASVVIDLNELRFMDSTVIGLLACIVRELAERALPPATVFSTQPEINQLLHSLCLDDAVTLVEAGSAPGSALSLAAVGDQAGQVSAASILRAHEQLIELNEANRAAFQPVVDLLRQG, from the coding sequence ATGGACGTCATCATCGCCGAAGCGCACAGCGCTGGAGTCCATTTTCTCAAGCTCGGTGGCGAGTTGCGCCATGACAACGCCGCGCCGCTGGAGCAGTTGATCGAAGGCTGGTTCTCAGCTGACGCTGTTGCCGTCGCATCGGTTGTCATCGACCTTAACGAGCTTCGGTTCATGGACAGTACCGTGATCGGCCTTCTGGCCTGCATCGTCCGCGAACTGGCCGAACGCGCCTTGCCCCCAGCCACGGTGTTCTCGACCCAGCCTGAAATCAACCAGTTGCTGCACAGCCTGTGCCTGGACGACGCCGTCACCCTGGTCGAAGCCGGCAGTGCACCGGGAAGCGCACTGTCTCTGGCGGCGGTCGGTGATCAAGCGGGACAGGTCTCGGCCGCCAGCATCCTGCGCGCCCATGAGCAGCTGATCGAGTTGAACGAGGCCAATCGCGCCGCCTTTCAGCCAGTCGTGGATCTGTTGCGGCAGGGGTGA